One stretch of Oncorhynchus clarkii lewisi isolate Uvic-CL-2024 chromosome 3, UVic_Ocla_1.0, whole genome shotgun sequence DNA includes these proteins:
- the LOC139406023 gene encoding transcription factor Sp5-like encodes MAAVAVLRNETLQAFLQDRTPNSSPENCKHSPLALLAATCNRIGHHHGSSPADFLQVPYDTTLGSPSRIFHPWSNEGNPQSTLSSNSTFGLSSKSQLHIQSSFTSHHELPLTPPADPSYPYDFSPVNMLPCSMQSLQSSCPPTYVPAVSYAAPTAMPGFVTGHSGLVHQQQRQLSPSPGEDIPWWSLQQGNHVSHHHSITTQSLGHHRFQLQRGLVMGHTDFAQYQTQIAALLHTKSPLATARRCRRCRCPNCQSSTSNDEPGKKKQHICHIPGCGKVYGKTSHLKAHLRWHSGERPFVCNWLFCGKSFTRSDELQRHLRTHTGEKRFVCPDCCKRFMRSDHLAKHVKTHQNKKNKCHEKTFDHHVKREDMRNV; translated from the exons ATGGCAGCAGTGGCTGTACTGCGGAATGAAACACTCCAGGCTTTTCTTCAG GACCGCACTCCTAACTCTTCTCCTGAAAACTGTAAGCACTCTCCACTGGCGCTCTTAGCTGCCACTTGTAACCGGATCGGACACCACCACGGATCAAGTCCGGCGGATTTCCTCCAGGTTCCTTATGACACTACTTTAGGCTCGCCGTCGCGAATTTTTCATCCTTGGAGTAACGAGGGGAATCCTCAAAGCACTCTCTCTAGCAATTCTACTTTTGGACTATCATCTAAATCCCAGCTCCACATTCAAAGTTCATTTACTTCCCACCACGagctccctctcacccctccagCGGACCCTTCATATCCATATGACTTTTCTCCAGTGAATATGTTACCGTGCTCAATGCAGTCGTTACAGTCCTCTTGCCCACCCACCTACGTCCCTGCTGTATCTTACGCAGCGCCAACTGCCATGCCAGGTTTCGTTACGGGACATTCTGGCCTTGTGCACCAGCAACAGAGGCAGTTGTCCCCTAGCCCAGGGGAGGATATTCCGTGGTGGAGTCTCCAACAGGGAAatcacgtcagtcatcaccactCAATCACCACTCAATCCCTTGGCCACCACCGTTTCCAACTGCAGAGGGGCTTGGTGATGGGGCATACAGACTTCGCGCAGTATCAGACTCAAATCGCTGCCCTCCTTCACACAAAGTCCCCCCTCGCAACAGCCCGAAGATGTCGGAGATGCAGGTGTCCAAACTGTCAGTCCTCCACCTCAAACGATGAGCCCGGCAAGAAAAAACAACACATCTGTCACATACCAGGGTGCGGGAAAGTTTATGGCAAAACTTCCCATCTCAAAGCGCACTTGAGGTGGCACTCGGGAGAGCGTCCATTCGTTTGTAACTGGCTTTTCTGTGGCAAGAGTTTCACCAGGTCGGATGAGCTGCAGAGACACCTGAGGACTCATACTGGGGAGAAGCGCTTTGTTTGTCCAGACTGTTGCAAGAGGTTCATGAGGAGTGACCATTTGGCAAAACATGTCAAAACTcaccaaaacaaaaaaaacaagtgtCATGAGAAGACGTTTGATCATCACGTGAAAAGGGAAGATATGAGGAACGTGTAG
- the LOC139406024 gene encoding glutamate decarboxylase 1-like, which produces MAASAPSSSGNEPDPNSTNLRPPGSSYDAWCGVAHGCSRKLGMKICGFLQKNNNLEEKISSFKERSSKDLLDNSDRDSRFRRTETDFSNLFARDLLPAKNGEEPTMQFLLEVVDILTNYVRKTFDRSTKVLDFHHPHQLLEGMEGFNLELSDQPESLEQILVDCRDTLKYGVRTGHPRFFNQLSTGLDIIGLSGEWLTSTANTNMFTYEIAPVFVLMEQLTLKKMREIIGWPDGEGDGIFSPGGAISNMYSVMIARYKFFPEVKTKGMTAAPRLVLFTSEHSHYSIKKASAALGFGTENLILLSTDERGRVIPADLEAKVIDAKARGCVPMFVNATAGSTVYGAFDPIHEIADICEKYNMWLHVDGAWGGGLLMSRKHRHKLCGVERANSVTWNPHKMMGVPLQCSAILVRERGVLSGCNSMCAGYLFQPDKQYDVSYDTGDKAIQCGRHVDIFKFWLMWKAKGTIGFEQHIDKCLDLSHYLYTKIKGREGYQMVFDGEPQHTNVCFWYLPPGIRDMPDGQEKREKLHKVAPKIKALMMESGTTMVGYQPQGDKVNFFRMVISNPAATRSDIDFLTDEIERLGQDL; this is translated from the exons ATGGCGGCGTCTGCACCTTCCTCGTCTGGCAACGAACCGGATCCCAACTCGACAAATTTACGACCACCAGGCTCAA GCTATGACGCTTGGTGTGGAGTTGCTCACGGATGTTCTAGAAAATTGGGAATGAAGATATGTG GATTTTTGCAGAAGAACAACAACCTCGAGGAGAAGATTAGTTCCTTCAAGGAAAGATCGTCTAAGGACCTGCTGGATAACAGCGACAGGGATTCCCGTTTCAGACGCACCGAGACGGACTTTTCCAATCTATTTGCTAGAG ATTTATTACCAGCTAAAAATGGAGAGGAGCCAACTATGCAGTTTTTGTTGGAGGTGGTGGATATTCTCACAAACTACGTCCGGAAGACCTTCGACAGATCCACCAAGGTCCTGGACTTCCACCACCCCCACCAGCTGCTGGAAGGCATGGAGGGCTTCAACCTGGAGCTATCTGACCAACCTGAATCTCTGGAGCAGATCCTGGTGGACTGTAGGGATACCCTGAAATATGGAGTGAGAACAG GTCACCCCAGGTTTTTCAATCAGCTCTCTACTGGCTTAGACATCATTGGCTTGTCAGGAGAATGGCTCACCTCCACTGCAAACACTAACAT GTTCACCTATGAGATTGCCCCAGTCTTTGTGCTCATGGAACAGCTGACGCTGAAGAAGATGAGGGAGATCATTGGCTGGCCTGATGGAGAGGGCGATGGGATCTTCTCACCAG GTGGAGCGATATCCAACATGTACAGTGTGATGATCGCCCGCTACAAGTTCTTCCCTGAAGTCAAGACCAAAGGCATGACTGCTGCCCCCAGACTGGTGCTCTTCACCTCCGAGCAT AGCCACTACTCTATAAAAAAAGCCAGTGCTGCTCTGGGCTTTGGAACAGAAAACCTGATCCTGTTGAGCACAGATGAGAG AGGGAGAGTCATTCCCGCTGATTTGGAAGCCAAGGTCATCGATGCCAAGGCGAGG GGTTGTGTCCCAATGTTTGTGAACGCTACAGCTGGTTCCACAGTGTATGGAGCATTCGATCCCATCCACGAGATTGCAGACATCTGCGAGAAATACAACATGTGGTTACATGTGGAT GGTGCGTGGGGAGGAGGCCTACTGATGTCCAGGAAGCACAGGCACAAGCTGTGTGGCGTAGAGAG GGCCAACTCGGTCACCTGGAACCCTCACAAGATGATGGGTGTGCCACTGCAGTGTTCTGCCATTCTGGTCAGAGAGAGG GGAGTTTTATCAGGCTGCAACTCCATGTGCGCTGGCTACCTCTTCCAACCAGACAAACAGTATGATGTATCGTACGACACGGGGGACAAGGCCATCCAGTGTGGACGACATGTAGACATCTTCAAATTCTGGCTCATGTGGAAAGCGAAG GGAACAATAGGGTTTGAACAGCACATCGACAAGTGTTTGGACCTCTCGCATTATCTCTACACTAAAATAAAGGGTCGCGAGGGCTATCAGATGGTGTTCGATGGAGAG CCCCAGCACACGAATGTCTGCTTCTGGTACCTTCCGCCAGGCATTCGTGACATGCCCGATGgtcaggagaagagggagaagttgCATAAG GTGGCCCCCAAGATCAAGGCGTTGATGATGGAGTCTGGAACTACCATGGTGGGCTACCAGCCTCAGGGAGACAAGGTCAACTTTTTCCGAATGGTCATCTCCAATCCTGCCGCCACCAGGTCAGATATCGACTTCTTGACCGATGAGATTGAGAGACTGGGGCAGGACTTGTAA